One Macadamia integrifolia cultivar HAES 741 unplaced genomic scaffold, SCU_Mint_v3 scaffold3091, whole genome shotgun sequence genomic window, AATCGGGGTTTGAATTGGTCACTTCAGATTCTGATCCAAATCATCAGAATTGGCCATAGTCAACTGTCGTAGGTCCTAAAAATCTTAGAATCAGTCCTTCATCTTTGAAAACCCAGGGATCTGTTCCCAAAAACCTAGAATCAGTCATGTCCAGAATTGAAGATCGATCATGACCGATTCCAATTCAAATCGGACAATTTTACTGTTACTGCTCGAAGTAAAAGAGAAGGATGATGAAAAGAAATGCTAGCTTTGAAGGTTTTAGGCCTTTTACTAGTTGATCACTGTAAAACACTCAGACGACTGATTTTTTTGTCCAATTACAATATTTGAAATAATACATTACAATGATGTAGGTACATCACCACAAGCACCTGAATTGGTAATTATTATTTGAATGGTCAGGAAAGACAGAAATAACGAATGAAAAAGTTTTTGGTACTTTTTCAAAATAATACAATGTGTATCTTAAATCGGTTCCTAACACCTATTCTTGGTCTGGGTTCCCCCTTTAAATGGAATTTTGGATGGTATCTAGAATATCATTCTTTTAGAAATTTTGGGTACAAGTGTTTCCCTTATCTTGGAGACTGCCGCAAAGTAAAATTAGTGGCACGTCATGTTTGATGAAGCACACTTTTCATATGCTAATCCTCTTCATTACTCCACTTACTCAGGTTGTGTAGAATCCATCTCTTTTGACTCAcctgaatcctccatgagagagagagacagagagagagagggggatgCGGCAAAATCTGGGGTCTCAAGCACTGTGGTTGATTTCCCTTCTCATATTTTAGAAGAGTTAGCTAGTGACACTATGACTAGGCCCATATTTCGCATTTTATAAGTGCGATTTAAGGTCCTTACTGATGACAAATCCGAAGGTGGGGGTTCCAATCTCCATGGTGTGGGACTGATTTTATCGAGTCTTGATTCTTGTTCTCCTTCAATTATCTAGTTTTAAtgtatttgaatttttaagagagagagagagagacttttaATGAACTAAAAATTTCAACCTGATTTCTCTTTATACAGTTAAAATAAACAATAGAATagcaacattaaaaaaaaaaaaaaaggaaagtgaaattttttttttaaattttcatattCCCACATGGGACTTCCATTTGTCTGCTACTTCTGAGAGTGATTTTCTAGAGGACCCCTCTTCACTTAACACCTTAGTAGCTGCGTTCTTGAGAATTCTCATTCTATTCTGTATCCTCTTCCCTTTGTCCCCTTCTAGTAAGCACTTCACCACCCTAGCAATCTCCACTCTCCCTACTCTTCCATTCTTCTCAACTTTGGGTCTCAAAGCCACCTTCAGATCCTCAACCAACATCACTGCATTCATCTTTTGTTCTGCATGGAGCGGCCATGCAATCAATGGTACCCCATGAACTACACTCTCTAAGCTTGAGTTCCAACCACAGTGGGTGAGGAATCCTCCCGTCGAAACATGGCTAAGCACTTGTATCTGAGGAGCCCATGAGGGTACAACCAAACCCCTTCCTTTGGTCCTCTCTAAGAAACCCTTTggtaagaaactcaaagggtCTTCTTTAGTGCTTTGGGCGCCTAGATAGGTGGTGTTGGGGCTCTTGACAACCCATAAGAATCTTTGCTCACTAAGTTCCAATCCCAATGCCAATTCATTTAGTTGCTCCTGTGAGAGGGCACCACCACTCCCAAATGAAACAAACAAGACAGAATTAGTAGGTtgattgttcaaccacctaagGCACCCAGAAATATCAGCACCATCCCCTGAACCATTTTGTGTCAGTGGTCCGATTGGGTATATAGGTGGCACACTCG contains:
- the LOC122067731 gene encoding hydroquinone glucosyltransferase-like codes for the protein MDGAKQTPHIVILPSPGMGHLIPLVEFAKKFVHAHDFSITFTIPTDGSSTKAQKEALDSLPKCINTVFLSPVNLDDLSKDAKVETRIYLTILRSLPSLRESLKVLTATTSIAALVVDLFGTDAFDVARKFNVPSYIFFPTTAMVLSLYLHLPKLNELHSWEYRDLPEPIKLPGCVPLRGRDLMDSLQHRQSKVYTWTLYHSKRFKLADGILLNSFTEMEAGAIKALKEGGDPSVPPIYPIGPLTQNGSGDGADISGCLRWLNNQPTNSVLFVSFGSGGALSQEQLNELALGLELSEQRFLWVVKSPNTTYLGAQSTKEDPLSFLPKGFLERTKGRGLVVPSWAPQIQVLSHVSTGGFLTHCGWNSSLESVVHGVPLIAWPLHAEQKMNAVMLVEDLKVALRPKVEKNGRVGRVEIARVVKCLLEGDKGKRIQNRMRILKNAATKVLSEEGSSRKSLSEVADKWKSHVGI